The stretch of DNA CCCCCTACTCACACCACCCGCACTCAACCACCCACAACAAGCACCCCCTCATCCCTCACCCCACAAACAGCCCCATACCCACTTTACCCAAACCACGCCATCATACAACCCACCACGATTATTCCAAGCCCCAACACAACATCAACACCCACCTAAGCCACACACACCTAAACTtcctcccaccccccctcGCACTTTCCTACACTCTCACCTAAAACATACACacctaacacaccctacacaagCCAGACCCCTGCCAACACCAAAACCACACACCCCTATCCCCCCCCCATTGCCACAACACTACCCACCCTACAACACACCAAACCAACCACACCCAACAGCAGCCACTAGTCCTACAACCAGCGCTCCCTACAACCAGCGCTCCCTCCAACACCACACCCTACATAAAGcccaacccccctcccaccacacacacatctacccctccacacatagcctactacatacacaccatagcatTCAACGACTATATCAACCAACCCACAACACACCAACcagccacaccctacaccagaCACTACCACACAACCAATTTCCCCCCTACAAACACCTACatacagccccctcccccaccatacaaacatttaccccacagcacaaaacccaactacaaacgaccacaccctatgacccaccctacctacccacaaacCAACACCTCACGATCACCTAACATCATAACGATACATTATCACCCACATTTACACCACAacctcacaaattttaaatcgacctctgcaccactaccattttaaaacacacaGACCCCTCACACtaaattataagccttatctactccacatctccctcaccaccactcttacctatacaccgtaccaattttttccccaccaacacagccattagccatctccataccacaccatattattttttttctttttcacctacccaccacacagtaccacaacctattctatagtcccactttatcttttcaccaccctccaccacctactagtctaacctatccaccttttcaccgtaattacattactaccatctccactctacattaccttattagccatccttcaccatcaccctccaacatcaccacatCATAcgatcacacccacctcactaccacaccactttaggcccctacgtcttggtacgaatacccgatccaaaccaaaaagttaTGTACCATACGGGGAAAGTGCTGTATCACAATCTGTGATCCCAAGACGTACCTCCTCCCACACCTCACCTCCTTTCCACTTTTCCTCTGATAACAACAtacaacccccctccctcccacatTGCTTACACTCATCATTATAATCTCTCCACAGCCTCCACCTGCCGTCGCTATGGCACAACAGTACCTACTGTACGCCCACACGTGTTAACCACCACTGCCACAACCCAATCCACCCACACTCTACTCTAACACCTCAACACCCCTTATCATACAGACCCCTCCTACATTGAAGATGATATTTTACTCCAACACCgcaattacattactaccatctccactctacactaccttactagccatccttcaccatcaccctccaacatcaccataccatatgatcacacccacctcactaccacaccactttaggcccctaggtcttggtacgaatacccgatccaaaccaaataTGATTATCATAAGAGCAGCGGTCTGAGTTCGTCgagatttctcggaaaaatgaAGTTTGGGTGCCCTAGCTCAAAATTAAACTGGTAATAGGTATGGGTGACCATGGTATcctgtgaaagtttgaagcaatttggataaatatttttggcgatagaagccgaaaagtaatttttcgtctcccgcacccggatttgagacaatttcgtggttgttagaaaaagactaaaaaccggTTCTCAACGCGTGATAAAACAACTGCAGCTTATATAAACCTAAAGAATAGATAACAAGGAACTCCCAGGCTGAAAGATAAGCTGTTCTGTCagcaccttattattttacgcgattttattttattttatgtttttagatgactttgaaaagccttgaaataatTGTGTTATATCGCCGATGAGATGtggatttggcaaaaatgtttgcattcatcgaaaagagcttcatttctacttttgatttgttaaataaattttaggggcaaataaaatccgacttttttacaagccgaaatatgacccccacttgaccctaattataaacaaatgccgaCACTCACTTTTTAATGCCTCGCTACCAAAaacttataaataacaattaaaactcccccccaaaaaaggatgcaatataattcttgaaaatactggtaTTTAATCAAATATTCTTGTCTCTCTGATGTTTAtatgcttttcaagattatattttcataacattttaaagtacAATCCGCATGCATGATAATTATTATCGGCACTAAAAACTTCCGGTTCTTTATTCTTCCGCTTCATGAGCATCTCCAAACTTTTTCCCACGAAAGTTATTCTTAAATCGtcctatatttatttctatccaTCCCTCGTTCTATAAGcattataatattttctttcgttCCCTACTTTCGTGGACTAGAAACGCGTACCATCTACTGATGTCGTGTTGTTATGCAAATTCGAAGAGTTAATTTATTCAACAAGTGTCAtacaaagaaatcaagaaaaaataacagttgaaGCTTTTCTACTATTGTTTATGATATAACCAACCAATTTCCATCCCCCAGGTAAATTGAGTTACAAAAAGAAAgtgagaaaaaataacagttgaTGCTTTTTACTATTGTTTTCAATACTACCAAAAAAATCCCATTCTTGTCAGGGAGCATATGTCCAAAAAAGCTCCCTAGGTAAATTTTGAGGTTacttttctgttttccttttttcgcGCGTTAACTTAGGGCCTAACCGCACTAGGAGGACAAGGTTTGTCTGGCCGGGATAAACAGCCGTCCAAATTGTGTCCTGGCCAATCGATTGGCTTGTTAACCAGTAAAAAAATCGCTTTCACTATTCACTTTACCGGCATACTACAAGCAAGACAACGCAGGATTCTATCATTGCGTGTAAGGTACAGTAAACGCTTATTGCAAGCAGGTAATTACTCGCTATAAGCGCTTCTTTACTAGTCTCAGGCAGGAGATCATAGGACCAGAGGActgaggaggggggaaggTGTGGCTTGCTCAACCAAAGGTACCATTtgaaaaagaataatatttgaaaagccttcaataagggggggggggggcgtttacccggtgtatTATAGCCACCATCTCGTatttgagcaaaaatgaaaaacgaggggagtgggaggggaagaggagagagagCCTTCAAGCCGCATCCTGACCAATCGATTTCAACGTTTCCGGGCTCGTTCAGTGACGGTGAATTCGATGACATCAAGCGTGCTGTCGAGCACAGGGCGAACGCCGCTGAGCCAGAACCCGCAGTCAGCAACGAGGAAGAGCCTACCACAAAGCTATTCAGCTGTCCAGTGCGTGAAAGGCTATACACGCTTGGCTTGGTTAGACCGGCACACACTATACGGCAAATGCGAGTTTGCCAAAGAAGGGGAATGCATACCTTTgccccgggggggggggggggggggggggggactctctaAAAATGTAGACGGATGTAACCGtcatatcttttagggtataaaatttctaccaaatgccatctcttagggggtgttggaggatttttcagattttgctatctcttagggtgtcaaattcgaccaactgctattcctaagtgtgtgttaaacgttttttttttccattctgttatctcttagggtataaagtTCGATtaattgctattcctaagggggtgttaaacgggttttttttccgattctgaTATCCCTTAGCGgcaaaaattccttcgacctCACCCAATTTTTCCATCTCTTAGAGGAAATAATTTCTGTTGATTACGCCTAAAGTGCCAACCCTAACGGGTTACAAtcaattttgccgacgatcacccccgtctgttaTTATCGGAGTCCCCCTTCCCGGCAAGCTTGGCTACCACCAAAAAGTAGtcggggggaggagggggcgtACCATTAATTGGGAATGAAGTGATAGAATCAACAAGCTGCATCTCTATACAGGGGAACGCCGAATAAATCAGCGAGTTCCTATTACCGGGCCATGTACAGgtgtatttttttccgaaAATAACACAGGATGCGGAGGCTGCAGAGGCTGCTGAGGAGGCAGCCGCCTACTTCCGTACGAGAGCTGCCATCCTAGATGAATGCAAACTAAATCACCCAATAGAAGCGAACGGCATCGACTTGTGCCACTTGTACTCCAGGTCCAGGCTCACCTTTCTTTCAGTGGCCACCCTTCCCACTATCTGCAAAGAGCTGGAGCTTCAAGTGCCCGGAGCAGCCCGACGCAAAGCTTCTTTTGTAGCCACGGGCGCTCATGGATGATATTCAAAGATGTAGTTGCGCAAAAAAAATCCACGATTTCTTGGGTCccgattatatttttttcatggttaCATGAAATAGATTTCTGAGTCGGTAATCCTGTGTTCTGTTGTGAAGACCAGAGTAAGTTTTTACACTTCAATACTCTCTTTAACTAAAAAGGAGAACAGCTTACGGTGAGAGGCCTCAATATCGCAAATGTCTCAGCGTTCTTgtataatttgtatttttatttgatcaaATTTGTAGTTGAACAAAGGCTTTGAAAATAAGCGAATTTTGACAATTTGATCAACTTTTTGTTAAAACTGTACAAAATTCTGCCAGTATCGCttgttaattaaataaaaactctcattttcttcttttggacgtttttctttttaataagtAATTATGAGAAAAGTCTTATTGCAGTCATGGTGAGGTATTTTATGCTTGTCGCTTTGTTTGTCACCTTTTAATTACGTATGCAtggcagcaaacaaaatagtatCGCGCAAGCCGAAAAATCGCAATTTAATGCAATAAATGCTATGAAATTATAACCATTAAATTTTAGTATTGCCGACAGtatatttcttttgatttgagcgctctttcttgttttttctgGAGATTTGAAGGCGTTGTTTGAATGCGGAAAACCCGATTATAATTAGGGTCAAGTGGGGGTCATATTTCGGCTTGTAAAAAAGTcggattttatttgcccctaaattttatttcacatatcaaaagtagaaatgaagctcttttcgatgaatgcaaacatttttgccaaatccaCATCTCATCGGCGATATAACACAattatttcaaggcttttcaaagtcatctaaaaacataaaataaaataaaatcgcgtaaaataataaggtgctGACAGAACAGCTTATCTTTCAGCCTGGGAATTCCTTATTATCTATTTTTTAGGTTTTTATAAGCTGCAAATGTTTTATCACGCGTTGCGAAccggtttttagtctttttctaccaaccacgaaattgtctcaaatccgggtgcgggagacgaaaaattacttttcggcttctaccgccaaaaatatttatccaaattgcttcaaactttcacagtATACTGAGGTCACCCATACCTATTACCAGTTTAATTTTGAGCTAGGTCACCCAAACAtcatttttccgagaaatctcGACGAACTCAGACCGCTGGTCTTAATATCTGTATTTACATGATACAAATTGACACCAAACGAGGCCAGACATAGCACCTTCAAATTTTTAAATCTTAAATGTAATAAGCAAAAACTTTTCATATACTGTACTGTAATATTCGATGAGTTTTTCTCAAATGCCCCAAGGTAGGGTAATGTTCTTAAATATCACAGTGCGATCTATCTTTAGAACAGTTTTCGAAGTCACAATGAAGCATAACTCCTACATTTTCCAAATGAACTGAACTCAATCGGGACACAGCGTTATGTCAAGGGTTTCATGGAACCCAAACCTCTATCTTGTCGACAAAACTACAGATTCGCTGCAAGCGGCCATCGAATGCATTGTTCTCTCATGTTTTCCATGAATATAGCATAACCTTTTTATAAAGACATTTTCCGCTTTGAAATTTAACGCAACATTGACTCAATGAACTATGTTAACACATGAGCAGTAATCATTTCAGTAGCTATTTTCATGACCACCACTTCGACCCAACTAGCTTACTGCGTATGTACAGGCATGCAGCTCGGGGTGGGCACACGGGTTGTGCCCCTCACACTCAACCAAACATATACTTCAGGGGctgatctagcttttcgctaaaggggggggggggttggttCAGTGGGTAAGGGGGGAGTGGGTGTTatatttgttacatatggcttactggcagcccaaaggggagggggttaaccccaccccccctagatccgctactgtacTTACTTTCCATAATATCTACGACTGCACATCCCCTCCACAGCTAATCAGATTGTCTGTTATGGTTTTCAGACTTCACATTTCCCTTTCTAGACATACAATGCCTTCAATTAAATAATGTCTTTTGTTTAAGAATAATACTACaagcaatttgtttttgttccttttctcttaaaaaacagagaaaaaaatgaaacaaggGGTTAGTGATCAGCCAAGACAGTGGCTGCAAAGAAAAGTGGGTCTTGCATAAATCAGGCTTATGGAAAATATGCTAACTGCCCCACACAAATCTTTATGGCTTTTAAAACATACAACATACCAAATAGATCTTGAAGTGAGAGATGTTGGTTTTAATGCCCTCGGGCAATATCGTAGGATTTCCAGCCCGCTCcacagccaatcagagcgcgcgtacTATGGTAGCCATACAATAAAAAGCATAATCTTTTTCTTGGCAAAGTGCCAATTCCCCTTTTTTGTTTGTACGGCACAGATTGCttgttattacaaatgtgggtttattacatttgtgggcaaCTTCTTATTACAATTGTGGGTTTCTAACATTTCTgggtgtttattacatttgtgggctATGCACTTATACGTTTATATAATTTTCTGGTGATCCTGGAAGGATGTGATGTACGTAGAGCATCTCACAACCAGAATATAATTTATAAACTAGTcaatactgttttttttagttattctTTTTGCTCTGGGAAAgggccatattttttttttcctgtggatgtccgcgcaacagcaaataacgacTGGGTGCGGGTCTTTGACCACTTCAAGAAGGGCTTTACGAAGGTAATTTCTTTCTTCTGTCACTGAATCTAATTTATCGTTCAACTTCTCGACCGTAGATTGTAGTTTTGCGTTCTCAGCACGCAGATAATTTAGTTCTGAGTTCGCAGATAATTTAGAGTCAAGTAAGGGAGAGTAATTTTCTTGTCGGAACAATTCCTTCTTGGCAAACGGTGATGGGGCGAGTTTAGATTGCTTAAAATTTGCATAAAGAGGTTTATGATCAAACAACCTGTTACCCGCATCCACAATTTCTATATTGCTGACATCTTTAACTGGACCGCTATACATAAAATAGTCCACCATGTCAtcctcttttttttccttggaGGCTGCTACATACAGGTTGTACTTGATCTGGTTGGTTGTGTTTCTTCTTTGAACTACTCTTTTAGCTTTCTCATACATTAAGGTTGAAGTCACCTCCAACAAGAACAGGGCATCCTTCATTAAAGCTAACTCCATCTAGCAGTGTTAATAATTTACAAAGATTCTCCTCCTTTTTATCGTTTAGTCCTTTTTCAGTATTGGCTCCGTGATAGGATGCAACCAAAAGGTCTAATGAACCGTCTTTTTTGCAGCGTCCTACGTACAACCGTCCGGCGAATGATTTATTATCATAGTTGTTGTATTCCTTGACTTCAAGttcatttttatacaaaatgGTTGTATAATTGTAGTTGTTTTGGACCCCTGACAAAATCTGATACCCTGTTGGTGGTATTTCCTCCCTGAACTTGGCAGGACTTGGAAACTCTTGCAAAAACACAAGAtcggtttttttttcatctatcACACCTCGCACATACTCTCTTCGCTGTTGAGAGCCgccttttattattattttttgtccagcATTCATACTCATTACCTGGAAGATAGCCTTATCGGCTCCCGACGTACTGGCCATGTCTCCCGACTTACTGGCCATGTCTCCCGACGGACTGGCCATGTCTCCCGACGGACTGGCCATGTCTCCCGACGGACTGGCCATGTCTCCCGACGGACTGGCCATGTCTCCCGACGGACTGGCCATGTCTCCCGACGGACTGGCCATGTCTCCCGACGGACTGGCCATGTCTCCCGACGGACTGGCCATGTCTCCCGACGGACTGGCCATGCCTCCCGACGTACTGGCCATGTCTCCCGACGTACTGGTGAAAAAGCAGGGAAATCTGGTAGGATGGGGTGACTTGATTCGTTATGATCTAAAAAAGATAGATAATTAGTATATAATCATACGACTACGCTATTGTAATAACACGttatcattaaaaataataagatgGAATTTTAACGATGAGCAAATCAAGCGCGGCTGATGATGGTCCGCAGGTATAATATTTATGCACTATATATGCATAGTATTTTAATGTGACCGGCGCTAGGCACAACGCAGGCACAAAAGGATAGCAACATGTTGATCGGAAAAGAATTTATTGATACTGATACTTTACAGACTGTTAGAAACGGGAACGAGAAACATATCGCCTAGAAGACATAAGACTAGGAATATCTGTTAGATAGGGAAGTGCTCGGAGGGAACCTATTATTTATGGGAAATTGGGAAGtcttttccctgctagcagaggcctttttttctctgtatttcgctgggctggagttcgcgaggaaaagatacctctgccatgggtcgcaagttcgtttgatcaaactgccgtccacgatcgtggacgagatccagagcgcatgctccgttcattaattactggccactatttgagcccacaatgactagcgcatgcataaaacgtatatccgctgcgggataataagcccgcattcgaaacggcgtcctccgtagaaatatcacgcgacgaaatGAATGAATTATCAATAAACGTGATAAATATAACAGAATTCGTTTTCTGTATTTAACATAACAGGAGTCAAACTTAGTTCATTTTTATTAACAGTACTTACCCTTTCTTACGAGATAAATTCCTAAAAACGCTCAAACTTGCAAAAGGCAAAAACTGACACTtaatttcaaagatctgtTGAGAAAAATGAACTACCCTTAGTTAACCCTTTCACGCCCAAGTTTTTCGCACACAAAATGACACCAGGTCTTCAGGTTTTATaggttttttctttttccttagAATTTCATGGGCTGACATAGAAAGAACAAATATTGCCCACATAATTATTGATCGGAATAAAGTACTGGTTTTCCAAATATTGTATTGCAACAATTTTTATAAGCAGGCAAAGAcaaacttttttgaatttagcgcAATTTAGCCGCGTGCTCGTCATTTGTTAGTTCCAGTTTATGCATGTTT from Nematostella vectensis chromosome 8, jaNemVect1.1, whole genome shotgun sequence encodes:
- the LOC116610316 gene encoding uncharacterized protein LOC116610316 isoform X1 produces the protein MASTSGGMASPSGDMASPSGDMASPSGDMASPSGDMASPSGDMASPSGDMASPSGDMASPSGDMASPSGDMASKSGDMASTSGADKAIFQVMSMNAGQKIIIKGGSQQRREYVRGVIDEKKTDLVFLQEFPSPAKFREEIPPTGYQILSGVQNNYNYTTILYKNELEVKEYNNYDNKSFAGRLYVGRCKKDGSLDLLVASYHGANTEKGLNDKKEENLCKLLTLLDGVSFNEGCPVLVGGDFNLNV
- the LOC116610316 gene encoding uncharacterized protein LOC116610316 isoform X2, coding for MASASGDMASASGDMASASGDMASASGDMASASGDMASPSGDMASPSGDMASASGAGEAIFQVISMNAGQKIKIKGGSQQRREYVRGVIDEKKTDLVFLQEFPSPAKFREEIPPTGYQILSGVQNNYNYTTILYKNELEVKEYNNYDNKSFAGRLYVGRCKKDGSLDLLVASYHGANTEKGLNDKKEENLCKLLTLLDGVSFNEGCPVLVGGDFNLNV